CGGCAATGACGCCATCATACTGCGGACACGTCACTGTCCGCCGGAGGAAACGGCGCTGACAGGGCATCGCGTGGAAGTCACCGCCTGTGTTGATGAGAAATCGGCAGCGAAGAGAACAGCGCCGGCAAAGGAAAGCCCGGCGGCTCAGAATTCTGCTTCGGAAAGTATTAAGAAAGATACCGACACCGCGATGCTGCCGGAACTTCCCGAGCCGCTTGAATTCGCCAGCAAACTGGATAAGAAAATCGACCTGATTATCAAGTCGAACCGGGCCGGGATGATTCCCTCCGAAATACCGCCGGCCTTCAAACCGCTCTATCTCAACCTGCTCGACTCCGATTTGCCGGAAGAGATAGCCCGCCAGATTATCGATGACATCGCTAAAAAAGAGGTTGCGGAAGACAAAATCACCGGCGCAGCTCTGGAGATGATGACGTCTTTGATGAATTCCATCATCTGTCCTCCGCTGGAAATCAGAGCCGGGATGAAAATTGTTTTTGCCGGACCGTCAGGCGCGGGGAAGACCGCGGCATTAGCCAAAATGGCGGCCCGTTTGGCGACCAAAGAAAACCAGAAAGTTACATTGGCATCACTGGACAACCTGAAGGTGTCATCGTACGAAGAGATTGGCGGCTACGCCGACATTCTGGGATTGCCACTCGACCTGACCGGCGTGCCGGAGAGTAATCATACCGATGATACCGTGTTGCTGATTGACACCCCCTCCTTCCGCTGTCATGATAAGAAGATTTCGACACTGATAAAGCGGCTGGAAAAACTGAATCCCGATATACTCTTCCTGGTCTTTTCCGTCTGCACCCGCACTTCCGATTTGGTGGATGCGGTCGGCTTATTCGATTATTTGAAACCGACACATCTCCTGGCAAGCCATCTTGATGAGACCGGTCGCTGGGGCGGCATCATTACTCTCAACCAGTACCTGGAAAGACCGCTGGCATTGATCTCCCGCACCCCTGCCGGTAGCGGTCTTTTGGAGCGACCGCACGCGGCATTGCTGGCGCGGCGGCTTCTCAATCTGGAGGATAATCAGAATGACCATTAATCGTCTCGAAAGAATTGATAGCATATCTGCGCCGCGCAAGACAGCTCCCTTCGTCATTTCCATTCTTTCCGGCAAAGGGGGAGCAGGGAAATCGGTCATCGCTTTCAATCTGGCGTCCGAACTGGCGCGCCGTCAATTTCGCACCGTTATACTGGATGCCGATTGGCATTTCGGCAATCAGCATATTCTGGCAAATGTCGCGCCACAGGCGACTCTGTATGATTTGATTTATCCGGAAAAAAGCCGGACGACCAAGATTGCCCCGGTCAATGAATATCTGGGGATGGCGGCAACGGCATCCTTGAGCGAGGCGGCGGATTCTTTCCCTGAAGCCGATTTCGCCCGTCTGCTATCGAATTTACGGCGTTTGTTTGCCTCTTATGATTTCCTGGTGCTTGATACCGCTTCCGGAATAGTGGAGCTGGTGGCGCTGGCGGCGTCGGCTTCGGACCTCAATCTCATCGTCATTAATCCGGAACTGACCGCCATAGCCGATGGATATGGTCTGTTCAAGTACATTTTGAAAGCCAATCGCCAATTGACTGTGCATATTTTGAACAACCGCGTGAAGAACGCCGGGGAAGCGCAGTATATCTATCAGAAATTTTCTTATTTGACAGAGCGGTTCTTGAGACGGGTCGCTCATGACGCCGGATATCTTCTTGAGGATGCGCGCGTTGGCGAGTCGATAGGGGCGCAGAAGCCGCTTTTCCAATTGGATGAAGATTCAGCGGCGGGGCAGGGTATTCAAAATCTGGCGAAGCTGGTTCTTCGCGAGAGCGGAAATTTCCCGCAAGGGGCGGCCCATGATGACAAAGAAAAGATAAATTCCCACATAGAAGCAGCCGATATAAAGGAATAGCATTCAAATGATTAGCACACGCAAAAGTCGAGGCA
This genomic window from Candidatus Zixiibacteriota bacterium contains:
- a CDS encoding AAA family ATPase, with product MTINRLERIDSISAPRKTAPFVISILSGKGGAGKSVIAFNLASELARRQFRTVILDADWHFGNQHILANVAPQATLYDLIYPEKSRTTKIAPVNEYLGMAATASLSEAADSFPEADFARLLSNLRRLFASYDFLVLDTASGIVELVALAASASDLNLIVINPELTAIADGYGLFKYILKANRQLTVHILNNRVKNAGEAQYIYQKFSYLTERFLRRVAHDAGYLLEDARVGESIGAQKPLFQLDEDSAAGQGIQNLAKLVLRESGNFPQGAAHDDKEKINSHIEAADIKE